The following proteins come from a genomic window of Crateriforma spongiae:
- a CDS encoding PH domain-containing protein — MISSTEAKPQDRALVYTCPICESTIGIEQHLIGETISCPHCDRPFEVVPPRAYPAKHDSDTDPSTILSADDLAEDEAIEKVIHPVVFRRHLLGTIVCVAAAIIGGLVLGLGVAGSSIEGITGLTLMLPGGVLLGIGLVFLMKWLIESRMHSLKLTNERMIYRYGIIHRGTSEIRHEDVRNLKVDQNLFERLFRFGDIAVSSAGQDDMEVIIHDIPNPEAVVDYIRKRQ, encoded by the coding sequence ATGATTTCCAGCACCGAAGCCAAGCCCCAAGATCGAGCACTGGTCTACACCTGCCCGATCTGCGAATCGACCATCGGCATCGAACAACACTTGATCGGTGAAACGATCAGCTGCCCCCACTGCGATCGTCCTTTTGAAGTCGTTCCGCCGCGAGCCTATCCCGCCAAACACGACAGTGACACCGACCCGTCGACCATTCTGAGTGCCGACGACTTGGCCGAAGACGAAGCGATCGAAAAGGTCATCCATCCCGTCGTCTTTCGAAGGCACCTTTTGGGAACGATTGTCTGTGTCGCAGCGGCGATCATTGGCGGGCTGGTTCTGGGCCTGGGAGTCGCCGGATCATCCATTGAAGGAATCACCGGACTGACTTTGATGCTCCCTGGTGGCGTGCTGCTGGGTATCGGGCTGGTGTTTCTGATGAAATGGCTGATCGAGAGCCGGATGCACTCACTGAAACTGACCAACGAGCGAATGATTTATCGTTACGGAATCATTCACCGCGGTACCAGTGAAATTCGTCACGAAGACGTCCGCAACTTGAAAGTCGACCAGAACTTATTCGAGCGTTTGTTCCGCTTTGGTGATATCGCCGTTTCCAGCGCGGGGCAGGACGACATGGAAGTCATCATTCATGACATCCCGAATCCTGAAGCGGTCGTCGACTACATCCGCAAACGCCAATAA
- a CDS encoding ArnT family glycosyltransferase, with protein MSKTATRHALVFICGCITALMVFGGHTLMTGQLSGPPPITDDQLAYDSLGWEIANSGIYQTHYASPTFLNAYGGAADAILDLHGSENPRRVGPWPTAMRPPLYPYLLALGNRLLGRQFMFGRLINLAAAALTCGILALLADRFGGWPTAVVAVGQFCLVDVRTRMFARTLLTESLAMLAIAVLFWVLISVMDRRRTRPYRGWIIAGVVLGVSALLRSMFVLWIPVIAIGLWRRKRKSSETGTASGEWIPIAGMVLIATLVLSPWMVRNLTVLDGFQPLGTQGAKDAVAGYSDRSLRGMGLWWDPRAAGLFDDVGTNLGSLETETQWGRTSVALAKNWIVSDGYKLPVLAAAKVFSAWRPWNLGDLYVSAFALLGWIAYRQTEHARVAGILWLACTLGIAATWSTAGRFTVPLLMPIHLFASLGVVHCWRSTLHDPPADV; from the coding sequence GTGAGCAAGACAGCGACACGACATGCCTTGGTCTTTATCTGCGGCTGCATTACTGCGTTGATGGTATTTGGTGGCCACACGCTGATGACCGGCCAGTTGTCCGGGCCTCCGCCGATCACTGATGACCAACTGGCCTATGACAGTCTGGGTTGGGAAATTGCCAACAGCGGCATCTATCAAACGCACTATGCATCGCCGACGTTTTTGAACGCCTACGGTGGCGCGGCCGATGCCATCTTGGATCTGCACGGATCCGAGAATCCCAGACGGGTTGGCCCATGGCCGACCGCCATGCGGCCGCCGCTGTATCCGTATCTGCTGGCACTCGGCAATCGGCTGTTGGGACGCCAGTTCATGTTTGGTCGCCTCATCAACCTTGCGGCCGCTGCATTGACTTGTGGCATCTTGGCTTTACTTGCCGATCGCTTCGGCGGATGGCCCACGGCGGTCGTTGCGGTGGGCCAGTTTTGTTTAGTGGATGTCCGAACACGCATGTTTGCCAGGACTTTGCTGACCGAAAGCTTGGCGATGCTTGCGATCGCAGTTTTATTCTGGGTCTTGATTTCTGTGATGGATCGTCGCCGAACCCGGCCCTATCGCGGATGGATCATCGCTGGCGTCGTTCTTGGGGTATCCGCACTTCTTCGATCCATGTTTGTCCTGTGGATTCCCGTCATCGCAATCGGTCTGTGGCGTCGGAAACGCAAGAGCAGTGAAACGGGAACCGCGTCCGGCGAATGGATTCCAATCGCGGGCATGGTGTTGATCGCGACGTTGGTGCTTTCGCCTTGGATGGTGCGGAACTTAACGGTGTTGGATGGCTTTCAACCGCTGGGCACCCAAGGCGCGAAGGACGCGGTCGCGGGGTATAGCGATCGGTCGCTTCGTGGAATGGGGCTTTGGTGGGATCCGCGTGCCGCCGGATTGTTCGATGACGTGGGGACGAACTTGGGTAGCCTTGAAACCGAAACGCAGTGGGGACGCACCAGCGTGGCCTTGGCGAAAAATTGGATCGTTTCCGATGGGTACAAATTACCCGTGCTGGCCGCGGCAAAAGTCTTCAGTGCTTGGAGGCCTTGGAACTTGGGTGACCTGTATGTGTCCGCGTTTGCATTGTTGGGATGGATTGCCTATCGGCAGACCGAGCATGCCCGTGTCGCGGGGATTTTGTGGTTGGCGTGTACGCTGGGCATCGCCGCCACTTGGTCAACGGCCGGGCGGTTCACGGTTCCCCTGTTGATGCCGATTCACTTGTTTGCGTCACTGGGCGTCGTCCATTGTTGGCGAAGCACACTGCACGATCCACCAGCGGATGTGTAG